A stretch of Aerococcus christensenii DNA encodes these proteins:
- a CDS encoding MBL fold metallo-hydrolase has translation MLEQESEDFTLHISILSSGSTGNVTYIESPKRSLLVDAGLSGRQIENLLESIGRKADNLDAILISHEHSDHARGVGVMARRYEIPVYANTETWQEMEKKCGKIPSGLKQIMEPGERMTFGDMDILSFPVSHDSVNAQFYAFQKDNKQYAMMTDLGYVSDRLAKLVYNSDAFMIESNYDNDMLRMGKYPWALKQRIFSDRGHLSNEETGEALTKMIGDRTKRIYLGHISQHNNLKALALQTNELILKENGFAVNHDFHLYETNHLKPTELFTL, from the coding sequence ATTTTGGAACAGGAATCAGAAGATTTTACATTACATATTTCCATTCTTTCCTCGGGATCGACAGGTAATGTGACTTATATTGAATCTCCCAAGCGTTCTTTATTAGTAGATGCTGGACTAAGTGGCCGACAGATCGAAAATCTTTTGGAAAGTATTGGACGAAAGGCTGATAATTTGGACGCCATCTTGATCTCCCATGAGCATTCGGACCATGCGAGAGGAGTTGGCGTGATGGCCAGACGATATGAAATACCGGTCTATGCGAATACAGAAACCTGGCAAGAAATGGAGAAGAAATGTGGAAAGATTCCTTCTGGGCTCAAGCAAATTATGGAACCAGGGGAAAGAATGACTTTTGGAGATATGGATATTCTTTCTTTTCCAGTGAGTCATGATTCTGTTAATGCACAATTCTATGCTTTCCAAAAAGATAATAAGCAGTATGCGATGATGACAGATTTAGGCTATGTTAGCGATCGATTAGCTAAATTAGTGTATAATTCAGATGCCTTTATGATTGAAAGTAATTATGATAATGATATGCTTCGAATGGGAAAATATCCTTGGGCTTTGAAGCAACGAATATTTTCTGATAGAGGACATTTATCCAATGAAGAGACAGGGGAAGCTTTGACGAAAATGATTGGAGATAGGACGAAGCGGATTTATCTTGGACATATTTCTCAACACAATAATTTAAAAGCTCTGGCTCTACAAACCAATGAACTGATTTTGAAGGAGAATGGGTTTGCAGTCAATCATGATTTTCATTTGTATGAAACGAATCATCTGAAACCTACTGAACTTTTTACACTTTAA
- a CDS encoding DUF2207 family protein, translating into MDLKKYLGVIALIGLFFINSGEVKADEQNKGVQIKNYEIVVTNDDQGQITEEEIIRYRFQKQVDQISHYIGLGEGGKLSHLAVDMKTDSADQPFPFVESSSHTVGTFSLSKDGKNTKVSLYNTMSGDDEVTHYQSVISEAWMRYDQSVILQKEFALAPFDVDQVTLTFKFPKSVDKSQFKVWLESKASYTSYFKDDQTYVVKMTDRSAHAPLHVTMVLPAEYMPHTSGEGPKSKGEQIIQELDKKTQEKEQAHRKLWWQLRGLVIFVVLLVGAYTVSFLKYKKLPLEDESNVYAPALRPIEVAKVLKIRKASEDYLWLIIYELVHKNLLSLEFQESKGHFRPIIRVKSTVTDNPVESIVLVCFQKVSKGQWFDYLIFKTGEQSVHSHKQTLAYKTLLKDIRQAIKQQMKAWQLEDMRGTISFSTFWLVNILITLCSFLYSLRLSFQLHGGYVWMGVLLILLGLEIVIGRYSFPVYNATGRKTQAKYKKYFRTMKKKASKTDRDLLYSFISNRSHACYQAMTNQGGSYGPLYQALSGIEGRDFRKMK; encoded by the coding sequence ATGGATTTAAAAAAATATTTAGGGGTGATCGCCCTGATTGGACTTTTCTTTATCAATAGTGGAGAAGTCAAAGCGGATGAACAAAATAAGGGCGTTCAGATTAAGAATTATGAGATTGTTGTAACAAATGATGATCAAGGACAAATCACTGAAGAAGAAATAATACGATATCGTTTTCAAAAACAAGTGGACCAAATCAGTCACTACATTGGTTTAGGGGAAGGTGGCAAATTATCCCACCTAGCAGTTGATATGAAAACCGATTCAGCAGATCAGCCTTTCCCTTTTGTAGAAAGTAGTTCGCATACGGTGGGGACTTTTTCTTTATCAAAAGATGGAAAAAATACAAAAGTTTCTCTTTATAATACGATGTCTGGGGATGATGAAGTCACGCATTATCAGTCAGTCATTTCCGAAGCTTGGATGAGATATGATCAGTCCGTTATTTTACAAAAAGAGTTTGCTTTAGCCCCGTTTGATGTGGATCAAGTTACCCTAACTTTTAAATTCCCAAAAAGTGTGGATAAAAGCCAGTTTAAAGTGTGGTTGGAGAGTAAAGCTTCTTATACGAGCTACTTTAAAGATGACCAGACTTACGTTGTGAAAATGACAGATCGTTCAGCGCATGCGCCTCTTCACGTTACTATGGTTTTACCTGCAGAATATATGCCTCATACTTCAGGAGAAGGTCCAAAATCAAAAGGAGAACAGATTATTCAAGAACTTGATAAGAAAACCCAGGAAAAAGAACAAGCCCATAGAAAACTCTGGTGGCAATTAAGAGGGCTGGTTATATTTGTAGTGCTTCTTGTAGGCGCTTATACTGTAAGCTTCTTGAAATATAAGAAGTTACCTTTAGAAGATGAGTCAAACGTCTATGCCCCTGCTTTACGGCCGATAGAAGTCGCAAAAGTTCTCAAAATAAGAAAAGCATCGGAAGACTATTTATGGCTAATTATTTATGAATTGGTGCATAAAAATCTTTTGAGTTTAGAATTTCAAGAGTCAAAAGGACATTTTCGACCAATTATTCGCGTGAAATCGACTGTGACAGATAATCCTGTAGAATCTATCGTTTTAGTTTGTTTTCAAAAAGTTTCGAAAGGGCAATGGTTTGATTATTTGATTTTCAAAACAGGAGAACAAAGTGTTCACTCTCATAAACAGACGCTTGCTTATAAGACTTTGTTAAAAGATATTCGCCAAGCAATTAAACAACAAATGAAAGCTTGGCAATTGGAAGATATGAGAGGAACGATTAGTTTTTCGACTTTCTGGTTAGTAAATATTTTAATCACACTCTGTAGTTTCTTGTATAGCTTAAGACTAAGTTTTCAATTGCACGGTGGCTATGTCTGGATGGGCGTCTTATTGATTTTATTGGGATTAGAGATAGTGATTGGAAGGTATTCTTTCCCTGTGTACAATGCAACGGGAAGAAAAACCCAAGCAAAGTATAAGAAATATTTCAGAACAATGAAGAAAAAAGCATCGAAAACAGATCGCGATCTTTTATACAGTTTTATTTCAAACAGAAGCCATGCCTGCTATCAGGCAATGACTAATCAAGGAGGAAGCTATGGCCCTTTATATCAAGCCCTCAGTGGAATTGAAGGTAGGGACTTTAGAAAAATGAAGTAA
- a CDS encoding two-component system regulatory protein YycI encodes MDFRRIENILIIAFFLLNTFLAYTLFGKNMLMTSLSQDNINIEQELKANEINLTFDLSSEEGKEPFIAGKQQKLSTEGENRPQAQRLKWDKDTGQLYGEFAHPIALKGLKQVSDDPTRLPNEVLSPINKLLTEGSIEEGESYRFLVYNRQRKMIYYGQVGYDDRLITDSTARLIFHLNDQNEIVSYEMSHIQKVQPQGQVRSLISSKKAVENLYLYNEIPSKSSVVSAQLSYQQTLRVEDIIVYKPVWAIVIRLDAHSLKTVYVDGINGTIIQNPSDLLPKGQGGDNRHD; translated from the coding sequence GTGGATTTTAGAAGGATAGAGAATATTTTAATTATTGCTTTCTTTTTGCTCAACACCTTTCTCGCCTACACCTTATTTGGGAAAAATATGTTGATGACTTCTCTAAGTCAGGACAATATTAATATTGAACAAGAATTAAAAGCAAATGAAATTAATTTGACTTTTGATTTATCCAGTGAAGAAGGCAAAGAGCCTTTTATCGCTGGGAAGCAACAGAAACTCTCGACAGAAGGAGAGAATCGACCACAAGCTCAGCGTTTAAAATGGGATAAGGATACTGGGCAACTTTATGGAGAATTTGCTCATCCGATTGCTTTAAAAGGATTGAAGCAAGTAAGTGATGACCCTACTCGTTTACCTAATGAAGTACTTTCTCCTATTAATAAACTTTTGACAGAGGGAAGTATTGAAGAAGGGGAGTCTTATCGCTTTTTGGTGTATAATCGACAACGTAAAATGATTTATTATGGGCAAGTAGGATATGACGATCGCTTGATTACTGATTCTACCGCACGACTCATTTTTCATTTGAATGATCAAAATGAAATTGTTTCTTATGAAATGAGCCACATTCAAAAGGTTCAGCCCCAAGGTCAGGTAAGGTCTCTTATCTCTTCTAAAAAAGCTGTAGAAAATTTATATCTCTATAATGAGATCCCTTCAAAGTCAAGTGTGGTTTCGGCCCAACTTAGCTATCAACAGACTCTTAGAGTAGAAGATATTATTGTCTATAAGCCTGTATGGGCGATTGTCATTCGATTAGATGCTCATTCTTTGAAGACTGTTTATGTCGATGGAATAAACGGCACAATTATTCAAAACCCTTCTGATTTATTGCCAAAAGGTCAAGGAGGAGACAATAGGCACGATTAA